tttttttaacaaaatgtacaaaatgtaTGACATCATTGATGTACTATTGCATGGTTTTCTACACAGCAGCAGTTCACCTGTtggtcagtgttttttttttatgttaaatctaaatttaAATCTTGTCTAGTAAACAAGACAAACACTCTGatcctgtcccctgtcccctcATTAAAAatcattaatatttaatgttgtTTGGAATCAATTATTCCTTGAGGCCTTCATTAAAGTTCTGAGTAAACACTGACATTATTTATGTTGTGTATGGTTTATGAGAGGTGAGCGTAAGGAGTTAATTAATATAACTTAACTTTGACCCCTAACTGTGCaactttttattattttaactttttattccatacattatttaatgcaAATTATAAATGTTGGCAAAAAGAACTTCAGAGAAGCCGTGCTCGTGTATCATGTCAGACCATACTTTCCACCCTGATGCTAAGAAtcctacacccacacaaacatgcacactttAGATATCCCTTATGTACGCCACAGTTTTCACCCAaaccgatacacacacacacacacacacagacaaacagaaatacACGCACTGTttcacacaaacagatacacacagacacccacacaaactgtctcacagaaacagacacacgtTCCCACATATACACACTAGATTTCACTGATGATGCAATCACATTGGTGTCTGTTATTGGTGGCCTCAATAAGGATATGGACTAATTTAAATAGGAGGATTTCATGCAAGCCTCTCAGATCATGGACTGTAATCCCAGCACCTCCACCTTATCAAGCTTCACACTCTAGACATCAGGTAAAGCTGATCAGGGCCTTTACAGGAAATGGCAACATCTTTTTATTTCAGATTTGTTTTATGTATCTTGCTTTAATGTTTATCTTGCAGTCAGATGAGCAAccataaagaacattatgctcTCATGTGAATAATTTCTTTACAAAGATGCttgtttataaaaaatatttgaaGACAAAACTCATAATATGAGGCTAATAACATCCCTAAACATTCTTGTTCGTGTTTGCAGTGCATTTGTTGGTTGTGTCTAACAACATAATATCTAACAATGTCaatgtgttttctttctttcagatGCAGCTGTGACATGTCAAACCTAACACTACCCAAGGACAACATCACAATAGTTTTGACACGAAGTATACTCTTTGGACCTGTGTCAGTAGCACCATTATTAATCTTTCTTTATATCAATGGGGTTGTATTATTCACTTTAAGGAGCAAGCCAGTCTTTCGAGAAACACCTCGATACGTCTTGTTGTACAATCTCATTTTTTCTGACACCTTCCAGTTAGCAGTGGGACAACTTCTGTACATACTGGCTTACGTCTACGTGTTTATGATTCGCTACCTCTGTGTCATAATTATCATGTCGGCCATGCTTACTACTGACATCTCCCCTTACAACCTGGCGGTGATGTCACTGGAGAGGTATGTGGCTGTGTGCTTCCCACTGAGGCACTCTGCCTTCGTCACCGCCAAGAACACAGGTGTGTCTATTGCTGTGGTTTGGGCCATCTGCGGCATAAACACCATCATCCGTATATTTATGTTGATCCTCCTGGAATCTTCGCCTCTAGATCAGTACATGCTGGGTTTCTGTGCCAAAGAAACACTTTATAAACAGAAACTGTTCTATGATTTTGATAAAGCCTTCACTGGTGTCACTTTCACATCTGTGGGAATTGTAATCTTGTGCTCCTACTTTGGTGTGATGACAGCAGCCAAATCTGCTTCCTCAGACAAAGCCTCGACCAGCAAGGCTAAAAAAACAGTTGTGCTGCACATGATTCAGCTGCTTCTCATTCTGTCTTCCACCCTCTTCTCCCCTATTGTAACAGCCTTCAGTTACAAAGTGGACAGACCCACACTGGAACGTATTTATTATATTCTGTTTTTGTGCCTTGTGAACTTGCCCAGGTGTCTGAGTGGGCTGATATATGGCCTGAGAGACCAAACCATCAGACCTTTTCTTCTGTACCACCTCAGTTTTGGTCTCAGATGTCCCAAACTTGGACAAACATCCACTGTGCCTTCTAACAAACATTAATTACACCCCTTTGTACCACTATATCATTTATTATGTCTTCTTGCGAAGATTTGCATCATTGTCTGATTAAATGAATGCATAGCtgcattttttttattcttgCAGTAGGTTGCAGAATGTAAGTAATACAGAATAGAATGTTGCATCAATTGCTGACTGTTTCACCAAATTGGCTACAAAAAGGCTTTATGAAATAGGCTGCTGTGCTGGAGATGGGAGGTACAGTTTGTCAATTGTCTGTTTTTATGTCGctatggatgaaagcatctgctaaataaataaaatgtttaatttaatTAACAAACTTGGACAAACATCCACTGTGCCTTCTAACAAACATTAATTACACCCCTTTGTACCACTATATCATTTATTATGTCTTCTTGCAAACATTTACATCATTGTCTGACTAAATGAATGCATGATAgctgctttttttttcttgtagTAGGTTGCAGTATTTAAGTGTGTTACAGAATAGAAGGTTGCATTAATTGCTGATTGTTTCAGGAAATTGGCTACAAATAGGTTTGTAAACATGTGTATTATATTGAAAGTAGAAGCTTGCTTAATATAAATAGTTTCAAACCGTGATGTTGTAATTCATGCGTTTCTTTTATCACTCTGTGGAGTTTATCGAATGTCTCCTCCTGCTGTATAATCTGAAACAAACCCTTTCTGGTCTGGGAAATCAAGTAAATGACATTCATTACTAAATAACAGATTTACTAACAGCAAAAACATTtttaactaaatgtaaaaaatgtatgacATCATTGATGTACTATTGCATGGTTTTTCTACACAGCAGCAGTTCACCTGTTGGTCAGtgtttttttaatgttaaatctaaatttaAATCTTGTCTAGTGAACAAGACAAACACTCTGatcctgtcccctgtcccctcATTAAAAatcattaatatttaatgttaaTTAGAACCATTAAAGTTTTGAGTAAAACCTGAAATAATTTATGTTGTGTATGGTTTGGGAGAAGTAAGCGTAAGGAGTTAATTAATATAACTTAACTTTGACCCCTAACTGTGCAACTTTTTATTAATCAAACTTTTTATTCCAGACATTATTTAATGCAAATTATCAATGTTGGCAAAAAGAACTTCAGAGAAGCCGTGCTTGTGTATCATGTCAGACCATCCTTTCCACCCTGATGCTAAGAAtcctacacccacacaaacatgcacactttAGATATCCCCTATGTACGCCAAAGGTTTTcacccaaaccacacacacactgtctcacacacacacacacacacagacacacacatacagagacacacacactgtctcactcaaacagatacacacacagacacaaactgtctcacacaaacacacacacatacacacagatttcACTGATGATGCAATCaaatttgtgtctgtgttattGCTAGCCTCAATACGGATATGAATTAATTTAAGTAGGCGGATTTCATGCCAGCCTCTCAGATCATGGACTGTAATTCCAGCACCTCCACCTTATCAAGCTTCACACTCTAGACATCAGGTAAAGCTGATCAGGGCCTTTACAGTAAATGGCAACATCTTTTTATTTcagatttgttttatttatcttACTTTCATGTCAATTTTACAGTCAGATGAGCAAccataaagaacattatgctcTCATGTGAATAATTTATTTACAAAGATGCTTGTTTATCAAAAATATTTGAAGATAAAACTCATAATATGAGGCTAATAACATCCCTAAACATACTTGTTCATGTTTGCAGTGCAATCTAGTTGGTTGTGTCTAACAACATAATATCTAACAATGTCaatgtgttttctttctttcagatGCAGCTGTGACATGTCAAACCTAACACAACCCAAGGACAACATCACAATAGTTTTCACACGAAGTATACTCTTTGGACCTGTGTCAGTAGCACCATTATTAATCTTTCTTTATATCAATGGGGTTGTATTATTCACTTTAAGGAGCAAGCCAGTCTTTCGAGAAACACTTCGATACGTCTTGTTGTACAATCTCATTTTTTCTGACACCTTCCAGTTAGCAGTGGGACAACTTCTGTACATACTGGCTGTTGCCCAGCTGTTTTTGATTCGCTATCTCTGTTTCTTAATTGTCATAGTGGGCATCCTTATGACTGAAATCTCCCCTTACAACCTGGCGGTGATGTCACTGGAGAGGTATGTGGCTGTGTGCTTCCCACTGAGGCACTCTGCCATCGTCACCATCAAGAACACAGGTGTGTCTATTGCTGTGGTTTGGGCCATCTGCGGCATAAACACCATCATCCGAATATTTGTGTTGATCCTCCTGGAGTCTTTGCCTCTAGATCAGTACATGCTGGGTTTCTGTGCTAAAGAAGCACTTTATAAACACAAAGTGTACTTTGTTTATGATTATACATTCACTGGTGTCACTTTTGTATGTGTGGCTATCGTAATCTTGTCTTCCTATTTTGGTGTG
Above is a window of Hypomesus transpacificus isolate Combined female chromosome 17, fHypTra1, whole genome shotgun sequence DNA encoding:
- the LOC124479406 gene encoding odorant receptor 131-2-like gives rise to the protein MSNLTLPKDNITIVLTRSILFGPVSVAPLLIFLYINGVVLFTLRSKPVFRETPRYVLLYNLIFSDTFQLAVGQLLYILAYVYVFMIRYLCVIIIMSAMLTTDISPYNLAVMSLERYVAVCFPLRHSAFVTAKNTGVSIAVVWAICGINTIIRIFMLILLESSPLDQYMLGFCAKETLYKQKLFYDFDKAFTGVTFTSVGIVILCSYFGVMTAAKSASSDKASTSKAKKTVVLHMIQLLLILSSTLFSPIVTAFSYKVDRPTLERIYYILFLCLVNLPRCLSGLIYGLRDQTIRPFLLYHLSFVGILMTEISPYNLAVMSLERYVAVCFPLRHSAIVTIKNTGV